DNA from Brassica napus cultivar Da-Ae chromosome C4, Da-Ae, whole genome shotgun sequence:
GAGTAGGAGCTGATGATCCGGTTTGACGAAGCGTAAATGCAGAAGCCGTTCCTGTTCCCGACATAATACAAAGGGCTCTTGGCCTCTGTTGTGAAAACGAAAGAACTTTTGAGACAATGTCCtacaaaataagaagaaaaaagatcATAGAATTAAGCAAACTCAAAATGTATGATTTAAAATCAATGGAGAGTTTAAATGTACCTCTCCTGCTTCAACACTGATCACGTGGGTCGCGAAAGCAAATCCAGCTGAAGTGTTCATCCACTCACCTAAAAATAGTAAAGCCAACGAAGGTAAAAACTTTTTGTAGAAGCTCAACATCAAGTCAATATCTAAGAGTACTTCTACAGCAAAGAGAAGATAACACAAGCAAACGAGAACCGGAAATTTTCATCACATTAACAGTCTAATGATTCCTTATACCAAAATCACATTCTGGATCCCTATCAGTTCTCCTCAAATTCAGAAATCACTAGGTTACCAATGTTGAGTTACAAAAGCTTCACTCATTAGGCACATGCATTCAAGTGCAGTTAACTAACAGTCAGAACCAAAGTTAAGTCTCTAAATAACAAAGCTAAAAAGCAACTTCTAAACTCAAAAACAAATAATCATATCTAAGCCTATAGTGTCCTAATTTCAGCTAATCACAGTTTACAAGCAAGCACTAAAGCTCACTCACTGGAACCCCAGCTTCCAAAACAGCAACATGAACCAGTCAGGTTGCTTTAACCAAGAGAGCTAAACACAGCTTATTTAACTGTGGTCAAGAGTATTAATTAGAGCTAAATAATATGTCACAcaattcaacaaaaccaaaAGTATCCCAGTTCAGGAAAAAGAAAGCTGACCGAGATTAGCGAGACGCTGCTTTCTCCCAGTGCCTGGAGGTCGACCTCTAGCTCGTTTAGGAGCGTTAGGATCAGAGATTGGAGAAGAGATGTTAGGCTTTTGCAAAGACTGCATCGGAGAGAGTTCAAGATCACACccttcattattatcaggaacATACTTCCTCGGCCGTCCTCGCTTCTTCTTAACCATCATCGGCTCCTCCGCAGCAGCAGCTACCGAGGGATGAGGAGGAGGGGTAGGAATCGGCGGCGGTTGTTGCATagccggagaagaagaagaagaagcagcagcCATACCCATATGAATCCCATGGCTGAAATCTTGATGGTGTCTCTGCTCGCCCAAGGGAAACtgatgctgctgctgctgtAGCTGGAGATTAGGGTTAGACATTGGCCTGAAACCCGGCGGCGCGTGGATGGCACTCGCGGACTGAGAGGAGAAAGGTCCTCTTGGGAAGTAGAAAGGAGGAGGGAATGGCATAGCTTCTCGACCTCCTTccatgcatttaaaaaaaaaaaaaaaacctaatttcTACCGATAGATTTAGGAATCTGGTTTTGAGGATTCAAAGTCGGAAACTTTTAGGGTTTTGAAATAGAACCCAAGATTCTTCAAGCTGGGGTTTTTGTTAAGACCATTGTGAAATTCAAGAAACCTTGGGGATAATATCAAAGATCTGTTTCGAATTCtagaagaagaaaccaaatcTTGAGCTCTGAGCTCATTCGAATTCGCGAAATGTGTAGTGCGAATAGGTGAAGCTGTTCCTACACTATTACAGGACtagtagaaaaagaaaagacaaacaCAGAACACAGCCTAGATTTCGAAATCTAGGGTTTCTGAGATGTAAATCGCAATGTACATCAGAGGGGAGAAAAAGGGAGAGGATGACAGAAGAGACAAAAGtgagggagagagagaaagagtatgtattaaaattaaatatacattttgAAAATTGAAGAGCGCTTTTGAGTTAAAGCATTCTCTGAACTGAACTGGAGGCTGAAAACACTTGAACAGCAAagctactctctctctcttttttttttataaacaattagAGATAATTCATTAATTCTGGGAAACTATTCATTAACTCGTTTGATACAATAAAGAGAAGTGTTACTAGTTAAATGAATACTGCTCTAtgctataaataaatatataggaaaattctaattttaagatacacttttcatctttacttttaaattatcattatttttatataaaaagataaaattagtcttcttaaattatttataagtgtttataaattatttatagaagtttataaATTGAATCTCTCTAAATATTATCCCtaaaaaataatcattaaatTCCTATATTTgaattgtaaaatatttttgattgaatgtttttgaaaaagtttaatttaatacatttcaagcaattttttaaaatataacgtTCTGATAGTATGTTGTCTGATTAGGTAGTTAAgacttaataataaaaatttatggcaAAGATTatgtgtttctaaaaaaaatcgcTAAAGATAATGAATATAGCTATgctaaaagataattttttagcaagcaaattaataaaaaaaataagaaaaagaaaaatcatgtaataaccaagatatttgttaatatttgacaaataaaaaaagttatacaatagtaaatatgtaaaaaaaagtcatattttggttaaaatatatttttcatgtttttgctgatttttt
Protein-coding regions in this window:
- the LOC106435261 gene encoding AT-hook motif nuclear-localized protein 5 — its product is MEGGREAMPFPPPFYFPRGPFSSQSASAIHAPPGFRPMSNPNLQLQQQQHQFPLGEQRHHQDFSHGIHMGMAAASSSSSPAMQQPPPIPTPPPHPSVAAAAEEPMMVKKKRGRPRKYVPDNNEGCDLELSPMQSLQKPNISSPISDPNAPKRARGRPPGTGRKQRLANLGEWMNTSAGFAFATHVISVEAGEDIVSKVLSFSQQRPRALCIMSGTGTASAFTLRQTGSSAPTLSFQGHFDILSVQGCYLVNEEGGSKSRTGGISVSLSRHDGFLMGGTVGTLIAASLVQVVACSFVYGSAKAKVIKQENGSKEDNTTKKDNSLETPASEQQRSPRATESAAEAAQTPLDYSSPGWAGSGGGGSRTTDSRNNNHLTDIDLTRG